In the Mycosarcoma maydis chromosome 6, whole genome shotgun sequence genome, one interval contains:
- a CDS encoding putative chromatin remodeling complex ATPase subunit, whose product MSKAPNGTNGHPKPSALPPAMRDSKNWEDQDKLSDYIPGSGDLSRAPTASASVSRAQTPPKKCLADSDDEDADELDDDDSVVIISPSKTPRQLEKEREKNERAAARKQEKAVKAAQNETLASTRQEMSKSKLADSMKRFTYLLGQTELFQHFIDIKKERDEEFAKMLEESQAASAKKAKKGGDNRRRKTEKEEDEELLKEGNDEEEESFVFNESPAYVKGGKMRDYQVQGLNWMISLYHNGINGILADEMGLGKTLQTISFLGYLRDFRETPGFHLVVVPKSTLDNWYREFHRWVPGFNVVTLKGSKEEREKVIQDHLLPQDFDVLITTYEMCLREKSALKKLSWEYIVIDEAHRIKNVDSMLSQIVRAFNSRSRLLITGTPLQNNLMELWSLLNFLLPDVFSNSEDFESWFKGKGDENQDQVVQQLHKVLRPFLLRRVKADVEKSLLPKKEINIFVGLTEMQRKWYKSILEKDIDAVNGGVGKKEGKTRLLNIVMQLRKCCNHPYLFDGAEPGPPFTTDEHLVDNSGKMVILDRLLHKMKQKGSRVLIFSQMSRMLDILEDYCLFREYKYCRIDGGTAHDDRIAAIDEYNKPGSEKFVFLLTTRAGGLGINLTTADIVVLFDSDWNPQADLQAMDRAHRIGQTKQVYVFRFVTEHAIEERILDRAAQKLRLDQLVIQQGRAQQAAKAAQSKDDLVDMIQHGAEKIISNKEDMSINDDIDDIISRGEERTQAIQAKYQGLNLDDLNNFKSDTVYNWEGNDFSERKPIGQLWIEPSKRERKANYSIDNYYRDAMRVGPKPTQPKAPRAPKQININDFQFYPARLTELQERETAAYQRSIGYRVPAKEASEGQTAEEAEQERKQEQDFIDTAVALTEDEVEEKEVLAQEGFGNWNRREFQIFVRGCERYGRRAFALIAADMPDASKTEKEVREYSKVFWDRIDELSDSAKLIARIEEGESKLVKQQHQESVLRKKVSSYRLPLLQLKVVYGQNKGKSYSEEEDRFLLVKLAEYGLAEGSDTYDRIKKDVMGWSGFRFDWFIKSRTPQELGRRCNTLVLLVLKEMGEEEVPSVGGGAKKRKSGLDTASNAGSSRAGTPITAPGGPSKKKKK is encoded by the coding sequence ATGTCCAAAGCCCCCAATGGCACCAACGGCCACCCTAAGCCGTCCGCCCTTCCCCCGGCGATGCGCGACTCCAAAAACTGGGAAGACCAGGATAAGCTTTCCGACTATATTCCGGGCTCTGGCGACCTCAGTCGAGCACCGACCGCCTCGGCTTCCGTCTCGAGAGCACAAACACCGCCCAAGAAGTGCCTTGCCGATtcagacgacgaagacgcagatgagctcgacgacgatgataGTGTCGTTATAATTTCACCATCCAAGACGCCGCGACAGCTTGAAAAGGAGCGCGAAAAGAACGAACGTGCTGCAGCGCGTAAGCAAGAAAAGGCcgtcaaagctgctcagAACGAGACGCTCGCCAGCACGCGTCAGGAGATGAGCAAgtccaagcttgccgaTAGTATGAAGCGCTTCACGTACCTTCTCGGCCAGACTGAACTCTTCCAGCATTTCATCGACATCAAGAAGGAACGCGACGAAGAGTtcgccaagatgctcgaagagTCGCAGGCTGCCAGCGCCAAGAAAGCCAAAAAGGGCGGAGACAACCGTCGCAGAAAGAccgagaaggaggaagacgaagagctTCTCAAGGAAGGCAatgatgaggaggaggagtCGTTTGTATTCAACGAATCGCCAGCCTACGTCAAGGGCGGCAAAATGCGAGATTACCAAGTTCAGGGTCTCAACTGGATGATCTCGCTCTACCACAACGGTATCAACGGCATCCTTGCCGACGAAATGGGTCTGGGCAAGACGCTCCAGACCATCTCGTTCCTCGGTTATCTGCGCGACTTCCGCGAAACGCCCGGattccacctcgtcgttgTACCCAAGTCAACGCTTGACAACTGGTATCGCGAGTTCCACCGTTGGGTGCCCGGCTTCAACGTTGTGACGCTCAAAGGATCCAAGGAGGAGCGTGAAAAGGTGATTCAGGACCACCTGCTGCCGCAAGACTTTGACGTCCTCATCACCACCTATGAAATGTGTCTGCGCGAAAAGAGcgcgctcaagaagctctcGTGGGAGTACATTGTGATTGACGAGGCGCACAGGATCAAGAATGTCGATTCCATGCTCTCGCAGATCGTGCGTGCCTTCAACTCGCGTTCGCGCCTTTTGATCACAGGTACGCCGCTGCAGAACAATTTAATGGAATTGTGGTCGTTGCTCAACTTCCTTCTGCCCGACGTTTTCAGCAACTCGGAAGACTTTGAATCGTGGTTCAAAGGCAAAGGTGACGAGAACCAGGATCAAGTGGTGCAGCAGTTGCACAAGGTGCTGCGACCCTTTTTGCTGCGTCGTGTCAAGGCGGATGTCGAAAAATCGCTGCTCCCCAAAAAGGAGATTAACATTTTTGTCGGGCTGACCGAGATGCAGCGCAAATGGTACAAGAGCATCCTCGAAAAGGACATTGATGCCGTCAACGGTGGCGTGGGCAAGAAGGAAGGCAAAACGCGGCTGCTCAACATTGTCatgcagctgcgcaagtGCTGTAACCACCCGTACCTGTTCGATGGTGCGGAGCCGGGTCCGCCGTTCACGACAGATGAGCATCTGGTCGACAACTCGGGCAAGATGGTGATCCTGGATCGACTGTTGCACAAGATGAAGCAGAAAGGTTCTCGCGTGCTCATCTTTAGTCAGATGAGCCGTATGCTCGATATCTTGGAGGACTACTGTCTGTTCCGCGAGTACAAATACTGCCGTATTGACGGTGGTACCGCGCACGATGACCGTATCGCTGCCATTGACGAGTACAACAAGCCTGGTTCGGAGAAGTTTGTGTTTTTGCTCACCACGCGAGCCGGAGGACTGGGTATCAACCTGACCACGGCCGATATTGTGGTGCTCTTCGATTCGGACTGGAACCCTCAGGCGGATCTGCAAGCTATGGACCGAGCGCATCGTATCGGACAGACCAAACAAGTCTACGTCTTCCGCTTCGTCACGGAGCACGCCATCGAAGAGCGCATCCTAGACCGTGCTGCGCAAAAGCTTCGTCTGGACCAACTTGTGATTCAGCAAGGACGTGCACAGCAAGCGGCGAAAGCGGCGCAATCCAAAGACGATCTGGTCGACATGATCCAGCACGGAGCCGAAAAGATTATCTCGAACAAGGAAGACATGTCGATCAACGACGACATTGACGATATTATCTCTCGCGGAGAAGAACGCACACAGGCAATCCAAGCCAAGTATCAGGGACTCAACCTGGACGACCTGAACAACTTCAAGTCAGACACAGTGTACAATTGGGAAGGAAACGATTTCTCGGAACGCAAACCGATCGGGCAGTTGTGGATCGAGCCTAGCAAGCGAGAGCGCAAAGCCAACTATTCGATCGACAACTACTACCGCGACGCTATGCGGGTGGGGCCGAAACCTACGCAGCCAAAAGCGCCACGTGCACCCAAGCAGATCAACATTAACGACTTCCAGTTCTATCCTGCGCGTCTGACTGAGCTGCAAGAACGCGAGACGGCGGCGTACCAACGATCGATTGGCTACCGGGTGCCCGCCAAGGAAGCGTCCGAGGGTCAGACTgccgaagaagccgagcaggagcgcaagcaggagcaggatTTCATCGACACAGCCGTGGCATTGAcggaagacgaggtggaagaaAAAGAGGTTTTGGCACAAGAAGGATTCGGTAACTGGAATCGGCGAGAGTTCCAGATCTTTGTGCGTGGCTGCGAGCGGTATGGACGAAGAGCGTTTGCGCTGATCGCTGCAGACATGCCCGACGCCAGCAAGACCGAGAAGGAAGTTCGCGAGTACTCGAAAGTGTTCTGGGATCGAATCGACGAGTTGAGTGACTCGGCCAAACTGATCGCGCGCATCGAAGAGGGTGAGTCTaagctggtcaagcagcaacatcaGGAGTCGGTTCTGCGCAAGAAAGTGTCTTCGTACCGATTGCCTCTGCTCCAGCTCAAGGTGGTGTACGGGCAGAACAAGGGAAAATCGTACtccgaggaggaggatcgGTTCCTGCTGGTCAAGTTGGCAGAGTACGGCTTGGCTGAAGGTAGCGATACATACGACCGCATCAAGAAGGATGTGATGGGGTGGAGCGGGTTCCGGTTTGACTGGTTCATCAAGAGCCGCACGCCGCAGGAGCTCGGTCGGAGGTGCAATACAttggtgctgctcgtgctcaaggagatgggagaggaggaggtTCCGAGTGTTGGTGGCGGTGCCAAGAAACGCAAGAGCGGTCTTGACACGGCGAGCAACGCCGGTAGCAGTAGAGCCGGTACGCCTATCACTGCGCCAGGTGggccgagcaagaagaagaaaaagtaA